A single Cyclopterus lumpus isolate fCycLum1 chromosome 3, fCycLum1.pri, whole genome shotgun sequence DNA region contains:
- the gins2 gene encoding DNA replication complex GINS protein PSF2, translating into MQAPAREQADPETRARVKVLGKQSRLAKQTAMDPSEVEFLAEKEMVKIIPNFSLDKIYLIGGDLGPFNPGLPVDVPVWLALNLKQRQKCRIVPPAWMDVEKLEEMRELERKEDTFSPVPSPYYMELTKVLLNHASDNIPKADEIRTLVKDIWDTRIAKLRLSADSFISQLEAHAKLDNLTLMEINTIRAFLLDSLNCMYKLRSNLQPGSSKKQFTDY; encoded by the exons ATGCAGGCGCCAGCGCGGGAACAAGCAGACCCGGAGACGCGAGCTCGAGTGAAAGTATTAGGAAAACAAAGTCGTCTCGCCAAGCAGACAGCGATGGACCCCTCGGAGGTGGAGTTCCTCGCTGAGAAAGAGATGGTGAAGATAATACCAAACTTCAGTTTGGACAAGATCTATCTGATCGGG ggTGACCTGGGGCCCTTCAACCCGGGACTGCCTGTTGACGTTCCTGTGTGGCTGGCTCTCAACTTGAAGCAGAGACAGAAATGTAGGATTGTTCCTCCTGCGTGGATGGATGTTG AGAAACTGGAGGAGATGCGAGAGCTtgagaggaaggaggacacCTTTAGTCCTGTTCCCAGTCCGTACTACATGGAGCTGACCAAAGTGCTGCTGAACCA TGCGTCTGACAACATCCCTAAAGCAGATGAGATCCGCACGCTGGTCAAAGACATCTGGGACACACGTATTGCCAAACTCCGCCTCTCAGCCGACAGCTTCATCAGTCAGCTGGAGGCTCATGCCAAG CTGGACAACCTGACTCTGATGGAGATCAACACCATACGAGCGTTTCTTCTTGACTCTCTCAACTGCATGTACAAACTACGTTCCAATCTGCAGCCGGGTTCAAGTAAAAAACAGTTCACGGACTATTga